Part of the Luteolibacter rhizosphaerae genome is shown below.
ATCTTGACGCCTGCCCAGATGAGAGCCCGATCAAACTTGGAGACGCGGTAATCTTCCATGGCGTTGTAGAAGATATCGTCCGCTTTTTCTTTCGGATATTGATTCCAGTAGAGCCAATCGTGAATGATGGCTGGGTACTCGTAGGATTTGTTGTTCTTCTCGAAATAAGGCCGGACCACCCCGGGAATGCTGGCACGGTCACAGACGAAGCCTGCAGGGACGATGATGACCTTATCGGATCCTCTGATTTTGTAGGAAAGGTCCTCGATGAGCATGCTGTCGTTGTGA
Proteins encoded:
- a CDS encoding DUF1353 domain-containing protein, whose translation is MRYLPSFLLVALLTSCTTTKSVPLSRISPTIAFEDHNDSMLIEDLSYKIRGSDKVIIVPAGFVCDRASIPGVVRPYFEKNNKSYEYPAIIHDWLYWNQYPKEKADDIFYNAMEDYRVSKFDRALIWAGVKIGGKGPWMRNKEARDQNLPRIVPKGYWKWNEWPSSWPTLQKDLVGKGVKASDEPRQKILY